ACGAGAATTTGCGTCGAGCTTGACTGTTTTCGTGAGAAATATACAATCTTTACCCCATTTCACCTCGATTCTCAGCTAGAACCGTATTCTCCTCGTCCTGCACTCCCGAAAGAAACGTTAACACCGTTGGAATCACTCCAGGACAATGGAAGTCGGCCACAACGATGGATTTGGGGAGGTTAGGATTCTTAGAGAAACAGATCTATTGTGAGTATGTGTTTCGATATGTGGTATATTTAAATATTCGTGTATTATTTAActccaaattatattttaatattgttTATAATTCCGATATTTGCCAATCCATTAAAACACACGTTCTAATATTTTGGCTCGATAATTATTTTTCGTCAAATACTAAGTAATTAACATAGGGCatgacaataataataataacacgaAGCTTGTAATATATATGATTCACAAACTCGTGTCTATCCCAAACAAACTCTCAAATTGTTTCCTACATAATAATGATTCACATCTTATTAAAAAAGGACGCTTACAGGTACATCAAGCCAAAGCACCGATATCACAAAAACACGATTTCTTCTAAAAATATCAAGCCCCACAGTACGCTTTTAGAGCTCCAAAGGATTTTTGATCCATATCCTTGTAATAGAAATCAAGAAATTTCGAATAATCAAAGGGTTTGAACAGCAAGGGATGCTCTTCATCAATCATTTCCTCAGGGGCTTTGATAATGTAACCTTCTCTTGGAACTGAAAATATTGCTAGTGAATAACGAGCAACATCTCCTCTCATCATCACCCTGTGCTGCGGAGAATGCAGCCTTCCATTTGTCCATGccttgatttaaaaaaaaaaaaaaatttagtgttTAGAGTTCGATCCTACTTATATACACAGTAATCAGAATGATGGGTTTCAAATCCACATAATATTTCGAATGACTTAATCCAAATGCACGCTAAAGGAAAAGTAGTGGTTCGAGTGATATTGGTGGGCACTTACATGAAAAGATTCTCCGATCATGACAATGAAAGAATTCGGAGAAGACTGTGCTGAAATCCATTGTCCATCTTTTGTCTGCACTTCCAATCCCTTTGCCTCATTTTGATACAATATGGTCACCATGTTTTTATCTGTGTGCGCCGGTAATCCAAGCTCGGTTTCATGGCTCTTCGGGGGATCGTATTTCTGAACTCGAATGAGGTAAGTTGTCGACTGTATTTGTTCGTCTACGTATTTTTCGAGTTCCAAGCTTTCAAGAACCATCTTACGCACAATTTGATCCAATTCGGATAGCTGCTCTGAGAAGGACTGAATACTCTTGCTACCAAGAGGAATTAAAAATTAGCATACCAACATTTTGTGCAAAAAATAAATGGTTTCCAAGAAAGCCAAAATTAATATTAGAAAACTTAAGGTAAACTTCACAATCACGAGGAAACATTTTTGAAAGCCTAACTAAAATTTAAGCTCGTGTTGGGACTGCAAATGGATTATTTAAATCTAATTTGATTCCAGAGAAATATCTTGAAAGGAAAGTGAAAAAGTATTAATCCATAATAGAAATTACTTATATATATTCCATAAATAATTTTCAGGTCCCCAAATCTCAAATCCTTTAAAATTAAGATATCTTCactaaaatgaaaattttgaaatcctCTTCTACATACTGAACAAACTAAAATTCATTCATTAGAATCCATTTCTGAAAAACACATACTAACAAAAAATTTACACGcattaaaaattattcatctggatgtagtaaataaataatatgaaataaaaaaatcaagattttgAATTCATGACAAGATCATGAGCTCCTACCTGAAATCATGGTTTCCCCCAGGCCACATAAGATTCGCGAAGCTTTCGATACTCCCGTCGTCGAGTGCATTATCAATTCCCAAGCTTTCATAGAGTGGCACCTCTTCATGCTGGCCAATGTAGCCATGATAGAGTTTATTTGACTTGTTTTGAAGTTTATTCTGTAAAGGGAGCTCGAAAAGCTTCTTCAACCCTTCAAATACCGAGTTTCGGAGATTTTCAGGAATCTGATCATATGTTGCCTCGAAGCAGCCGAATTCTTGGAGGCTGAACTTAACTTGGTTCTTAACAGATTCCCAATTGGGGCTTTTGCTTCCTTGTATCAGTTCTGAGAAATTGAAGATTGGAAGCTTGATAATTCCTGAGCCCatgtttctttaatttttttttttatctttggaCGTTGGAAGATGAAAAAGGTATGGAAAGTGTTGCCATGTTGCCTATACATTTATAAGCTACGTGACCTACttacaatcaagaaaatgtgTATTTTACAAGTTGATGAAATAGACGAGCGCAAGATCAAATGGTCACGAGTTCGATTTTCTCTACCAACACTTTCTTAGTTGAGTCCGATCTAGTGGAGTTTATACATTTGACGTGGTTTGTAGGCTACGGCATTAAGCCCGATGGTTTACCAAGAGCACATCCAGAGGGTAGCAGCCGTGGTTCCCGTCATAGAGAATCTATTATTTTCATGATCATATAATCCTTAAATTATATTTCCACAGTCGAtcaacatttttaaaaaaatttcttactAAATCTAAATTAGTTGCATTTGTGtctatatattttttgaaacatgcattttatatttaattaatgagaGAGACAAAGTAACATGTTTCTCAACAATTTAAAGTTTCAActcttatatatattttatgacAGTTGATCTCAAATAATTGTGTTTTGACATATTTTATAAATGttggaaataaaataaaagatagCCTTAGTGTAAGCGAGATTCTCGGGATTTCAAAAAACAAGTCAACCATACTAATTCGAATTAAATGAACTAACAACTGCATTAAGCAAAACTAGGAAGTAATAAATTatgagtgagtcttatgtgagaccgtctcacgaattctaatctgtgagacgggtcaaccatacccacattcacaatgaaaagtaatattctaagcataaaaattatactttttcatggatgacccaaataagagattcgtctcacaaattcgacccgtgagaccgtctcacacaagtttttgccataaaatattCACCAAAATCCTTCAAGCCTGTACCAACTTAAATCTGATTATTCTCGTGCATCTTTCTTGATCTATTCATCAAAAGAAGTAGGGATTTGGTTGGCAGAAATAGATCGAGTTTGCAGCCTcgaaaaaaatacatttcatgttTCATTTTGGAAAAGTctttaaaatatctttaattttcaGGTGGGAAATTGTAgtttatttttctattttttcccCAGTTTTGATCATTTAGTTCGTCAATTTTTTATCTTAGTTTTATATCTGACAAGTTTTGACAATTTCAATCATTTTCGGTTAAAAATATGCTTTGTCATCATGCATATGATGCCATATTAAAGCCACATTGGAAAAATAAAAActgtcaatttttttattttttttaagataaCAAAATAAGATTAAAAAGCGacattttattgaaagatttccGTTTAGTTAAGTATTTCCTTCTTAAAACATATTTCAATATCGCGATAACTTCACCAACATGTGCTAACTATTACTATTTTTCAtgagattcacatcatttttcttaaataataGTTTGTGATAGCTTCATTATTTTCTCACGAAAtcatatttttagaaaatttccaTTTATTTACTGATGCGGCGAAGTTAAACCAAATCAAAACATAACAATATACACTCACACTTTATAATTACGTATAAACCCCTTATACTTGCTGTGGTATCAAAGGTATATTTCTTATTAAACACCAAATATACTATTActttatttaaaattagatatgggaggaaaattttattattgttgTGAGGACACGGAATT
This is a stretch of genomic DNA from Primulina eburnea isolate SZY01 chromosome 11, ASM2296580v1, whole genome shotgun sequence. It encodes these proteins:
- the LOC140804743 gene encoding probable 2-oxoglutarate-dependent dioxygenase AOP1, encoding MGSGIIKLPIFNFSELIQGSKSPNWESVKNQVKFSLQEFGCFEATYDQIPENLRNSVFEGLKKLFELPLQNKLQNKSNKLYHGYIGQHEEVPLYESLGIDNALDDGSIESFANLMWPGGNHDFSKSIQSFSEQLSELDQIVRKMVLESLELEKYVDEQIQSTTYLIRVQKYDPPKSHETELGLPAHTDKNMVTILYQNEAKGLEVQTKDGQWISAQSSPNSFIVMIGESFHAWTNGRLHSPQHRVMMRGDVARYSLAIFSVPREGYIIKAPEEMIDEEHPLLFKPFDYSKFLDFYYKDMDQKSFGALKAYCGA